The following is a genomic window from Spirosoma foliorum.
AACAGGAAGTTCCAGAATATCAATTTCTTCTTCGTCGATGCCTCCCCCGGCATTTCGCTCGGTGTCGGCGGTGTAGTGAGCGAGGTAGAAAAATAGCTTTTCGGTCACGGAGCCCGGACTCATGTAGGCTTCCATAATTTTCTGGACCGATTGAATCCGGTAGCCGGTTTCTTCTTCCATTTCCCGTCGGATGGCATCGTCCGGATGCTCATCGTCGAGCAGACCTGCGCAGGCTTCAATCAGCATACCTGACTGGTTACCATTCACAAAGGTCGGCAATCTGAACTGGCGGGTCAGAATCACCGTGTCGGTTTGTGGATTGTGTAACAAAATAGTAGCCCCATTGCCCCGATCATAAGCCTCGCGTTGTTGGGTAGTCCATTTTCCATTCTTACCCAGATAATTGAATGTAAAACGTTTCAGAATGTACCAGTTGTCGGAAAGTAATTTCTCCTCCGTTATTTGTACGCGTTCAGTAGTCATTTGTTTAAAATTGTTCAATTTTGTTTATTTTTGAACAAAAGAAATAAATCGGGTATGAATTTCCAACAGCGAAAGCAACTTATTATACAAGCGGTCGAGGAACGCGGCTCGGTGGATGTGGGTGAATTGGCCGAATTGGTACAAACGTCGGAGATGACTATTCGACGAGATTTGATTCAATTGGCGGCTTCAGGGCTAGTTTACCGAACGCGGGGTGGCGCTATGAAAGTAAGCCTGGCCACCGATAAACACCGATTTTCGAACAAAACCGCCGTTAATCCAGAACGGAAAGATTATATCTGCCAGCTGGCCGCCCAGGAAATTCAGGAAGGCGATGTGATTTTCATGGATTGTGGCAGCACGGTGTTTCGGCTTTGCCCATTCATCCGCAATAAACGCATTACGGTAATCACGAATTCGCTGCCCGTTGTGGCAGAACTGATGGAGTCAGAAGTGTCCGTTAATTTAGTAGGCGGTGAAGTCGATAAAGAGCGGCAGGCAGTTCATGGATTGATTGCCGAAGAACATATGGCCCGTTATCGAGCCAACCGGGCGTTTATGGGCGTCGATGGTATCTCGCTGGCGCATGGGTTGAGTGCCAACAGCGAGAAGGAAGCGAGCATAGCGACGGCAATGGCCCGACAAACTGAAAAAGTTTATCTCCTCTGCGATTCCTCGAAATTAGAAACCAACAAATACCTCTATTTTGCGCCATTAAGCCTATTCGATGTGCTCATTACAGATAAGGAAGCGAACCCTGAGCTTGTAACAGCCTATCGACAGGCGGGAATTACGCTGATCAATTAACCCATGTACCAAATCTGGATTGATACGGGCGGCACCTTTACCGACGGCCTCGCTCTTGACCCCAATGGGAATTTACACCGAACCAAAGTGCTGAGCAGTAGCCGCCTACGCGGTCAGTTGATCGATGGCAAACTTGTAGCGCCCTGGTTAACAGCACCTATTTTTGATGGGTATCAGCTACGGGTTATTGAAACCGATGAACTGTTTACCATAGAGTCATTGGCAGTTGATGGGACAGTGAGGTGTAACGCGGTGATGCGGCATTCCGACATCCTGTCCGCATTGAACTCTGCGGACAGGATGTCGGAATGCCGCATCACCGCGTTACACCTCAGCGCGTTACAAACAGTCGAGCTTTTCACCGGCGAAGAAGCCCCTGTTTTGGCGGCTCGCTTATTGACACAAACGCCTATCAACCAACCGTTTCCGCCTTTGGAAATGCGCCTGGGAACGACCAAAGGAACCAATGCGCTACTCGAACGGAAAGGCGGCCGCGTGGCACTTCTCGTTACAAAAGGTTTTAAAGACCTTCTCAAAATTGGCACGCAGCAACGCCCTGATTTATTTCAACTCGCTATCCCCCCCGCCGAAGTTCTTTATGATTCCGTCCTGGAAGTGGACGAACGCATAGCCGCTGATGGTCAAGTGCTAACGCCTTTATCCAGCCAGACGATTGACGCGCTTGTTTCACAAATTCAGGAAACGCAACCGGATGCCATTGCGATTTCCCTATTGAATGCCTATAAAAACCCAATTCACGAACAACAACTCCATACGGCTCTAACCGAAGCTGGCTTTACTTACATAACCCGCTCCACCAGCGTTTCGGTGACTCCGCAATATGTATCCCGCACGCAAACAACCGTGGTCGATGCTTACTTGACTCCGGTAATGCGGTCTTATCTGGACAACGTTCAGTTGCAACTCGGTGGTGCTAACGTGCGAATCATGACCAGTTCGGGCGGACTAGTTCGGGCAGACTTGTTTCAACCGAAAGATAGTTTGTTAAGTGGGCCAGCCGGTGGTGTTATTGGGGCAGCTTCCATTGCGAAGAATCAACCGGTATTAACCCTCGACATGGGTGGCACCAGTACCGATGTCGCCCGAATTCAGGGGGGAGCTGATTATCGGTTTACGACCAAAATTGGGCCGTTTGATTTACAATTGCCATCACTGGCGATTGAAACGGTAGCGGCTGGCGGTGGCTCCGTTTGCTGGTTCGAGAGTCACGGAGCCGCGTCTGGCCAATTGCGTGTGGGACCTCAGAGCGCTGGAGCAAATCCGGGTCCGGCCTGTTACGGCGCTTCGGCTACCGGCAAGCCACTCCTGTTGACCATTACCGATGTCAATCTACTCCTGGGAAAACTTCATCCAAAACAGTTTGGCATTCCTGTGTTTCCCGAAAAAGCCCAGGAAGCCTTAGCAGAAGTCATCCAGCAAATTGAAACACAAACGGGTAGCCGACCCGACGAATTAACAGTCCTGCGTGGCTTTGAGCGGATTGCCAACGAAACGATGGCCGGAGCCATTCGCAAGATTTCGGTAGCACGCGGTTTCGATCCAAAGGACTATAGTTTGCTGGTCTTTGGTGGAGCTGGTGGGTTACACGGTTGCGCCATTGCCCGACTGTTGGGCATGGAGCAGTTGATTTTGCCGTTCGATGGCGGTCTGCTAAGTGCTTATGGGATTGGTCAGGCCCAAATCGAGCGCATGGCAACACGGTCGGTGTTACAGTCCTTATCAGTTGTAGAAGCTGATCTACCAACCCTGATCGACGGATTGATTCAGAGCGCAACCGAAGCTTTACGGGAAGACGTTGGGGCCGATGTTCCTATTGACACAAAGACCATCTCGTTGTTTCTGCGTTTGTCAGGTCAGGAAGCCACTGTTGATATTCCGTTTAGTGCGAATCTGGAAGACGATTTCCGGGAAAAGTATCAACGGTTATACGGCCATTTCCCTGCGAATCGGCCTATCGAACTGGAAAGTATTCGGGTCATTAGTAGTACCGTTAGTCCCGAAAATCCAGTGGGCAGTTCACCAGTGAGTCATCATCATGCTGCTCCGGCTTTCCAGACAGAGGCTTACCCGGCCTACGACTGGACGAAACTACAGGAAGGTGATACGTTTCGGGGGCCAGCGTTGCTCCTTAACACAACCTCATCAGCTTTCATTGAACCCGGTTGGCGATTGATCGTTCAGGCAAACAGGAATGCACTTGTTGATTACATTGAAGATAATGACAACGAAACCATCGTCGAATCGAACGAGGTTATTCAGTTAGAATTATTCACCCAGCGGTTCCGGGCGATTGCCGAAGAAATGGGCGCGCAATTACAGCGTACGGCCTTCTCCGTCAACGTCAAAGAGCGACTCGACTTCTCGTGTGCCCTGCTCGATGCCAATGCCGAGCTGGTGGCCAATGCGCCACACATTCCGGTCCACTTGGGCAGTCTGGGTGTTTGCGCCCGCCTGAGTTTAGCAGCCATGCCTACGCTAGAACCGGGCGATGTTATCATCACGAACCACCCGAAATTTGGTGGTTCACACCTTCCCGATGTAACGTTACTAAGCGGTGTTTTTACGGATGACAATGAGCTTATCGGCTACGTCATAAACCGGGCACACCACGCCGAAATTGGCGGTAAAGTTCCGGGATCAATGCCACCCGACGCGGTGTCGCTGATCGAAGAAGGAGTTGTGCTAGAACCCATGTATGTCGTGAAGAACGGGCAGTTTTTGTGGGAAGATACACTTGCCCAACGGTTTACAGATGCCCCCTACCCGACCCGTGCCCTGGCCGAAAACAGAGCCGATATTGAAGCCGCGCTGGCCTCGCTAAAAGCCGGTGAAACAGCCCTTCAACAGCTCGTTCGGCAGTATGGCATATCAACGGTGAAACAGTATATGAAGCGGTTGCAGCAATCGGCCACGGGTGCTATTTCGGTGGTGCTGAAACCGTTAGCCGGAAACGTCTACGAAGCCGAAGAAGGATTGGACGATGGGCACAGGATTCGCTTGAAAATCCAGATTTCGAAAAAAAGTACTGTCGATTCTACGCCACGCATTCAATTCGATTTTACCGGAACTTCAGGCGTGCACCCGCACAATCTCAATGCCAATATTTCCATTCTATACAGCGCCGTCTTGTATGTACTTCGCTTATGGTGCGGACGCGATATTCCGCTAAACGAAGGCTTAATGGCTCCCGTCGATCTGATTTTACCTGAGTCATCCTTCCTAAATCCAGTTTTCCCTAACGAGTCTGCACTTTGTCCGGCGGTAGTGGGCGGCAATACCGAGGTCAGTCAGCGGCTGGTCGATACTCTACTGAAAGCCCTTGGCTTGGCCGCCTGTAGTCAGGGAACGATGAACAATTTCCTGTTTGGGAAGTCGGGAGCCGGTTCGGGCAACTTCGGCTATTACGAAACTATTGGGGGTGGTGCCGGGGCTACCGACGGTTCAGATGGTCGCTCAGCAGTGCATCAGCACATGACCAACACCAAACTCACCGACCCCGAAGAATTCGAACGACGCTATCCGGTACGCCTGCATCAGTTCGCCATTCGGGCAGGGTCCGGGGGCAATGGTCAATGGCGCGGGGGCGACGGAATTATCCGCGAAATTGAGTTTCTGGAACCTGTACAGGCAACCCTTTTGAGTCAGCATCGGGTGGTGGCCCCTTATGGGTTACATGGTGGACAATCAGGAGCCATAGGCAGTCAAACGCTGATTTCAGCTAATGGTCAAACAGAAAGTCTGCCAGGCATTTTCACCCGCGCCATGCAACCCGGAGAACGTATCCGAATTGAAACGCCAGGGGGCGGAGGGGCTAACACTAAATAATTAAACTATGGAGGATCAAATAAAAGGGGCTTTTTTCGGAGCAGCTGTTGGTGATGCCCTAGGAGTTCCCGTTGAATTCAAATCTCGGAGTTCATTGAGCAATAACCCCGTTCAGGATTACATTGGGTATGGAACCTGGAATCAGCCTCCGGGTACATTTTCCGATGATAGTTCGATGTTATTCTGTACGGCAGAAAGTCTTTGTCATGGATTTGACTTGACCGATATAGCGAATCGATTCGTTCGCTGGTATTGTTTTGGTTATTGGAGCGCTCATGGGACCGTGTTTGATATTGGAAATGCAACTAGTGGGGCGATTGATCGACTCATGAATGGCACCTCTCCCTTAATATCAGGAGGTATGTCGGAGACAAATAATGGTAACGGGTCACTCATGCGTATTCTGCCAATGGCTTTCTACACACAGTCAGAACCAGATATAGCCATTCGTTATGATTTGATCAAGCAAGTATCTGGCATTACTCATTATCATTTACGCTCGATTTTGGCGTGCTTTATTTATACAGAGTTCGCCATTGGGCTGTTAAAACAGTTAGATAAATCTGCTGCTTATGAACGAATGCAAGAGCTTGTCAATCAATTCATAGAGCAACAGTCATTTTCTAATCGTGAAGTGAGTCTCTTTAACCGTATCCTTCATAATGATATTAGCCAGCTGGATGAAAATAATATTCGAAGTTCAGGCTATGTTTTGGATACTCTGGAAAGCAGTTTATGGTGTTTTACGGCTTCCTCTTCTTACTCTGAATGTGTTCTAAAAGCGGTTAATTTAGGGGAAGACACCGATACAACAGCGACTGTTGCCGGTGGTCTGGCCGGACTATTTTACGGTTATCAAGCCATTCCAGTCCACTGGATACAGGGAGTAGCAAAACGGGAGGAGATCGAAGACTTAGCACAGAGATTCGCTCTTCGTTGCTCGTAACTAACTAAAATAATGACTATACGCTGAGACACAAGATATTGACCAGACAGATAAATTAGCTGATCATTTACGTTAGCCTACTTATTGTCCATCACCTATCTATCTGCAAATCAGCTCATGAATCGTTCTCTGCTAGTTGTCCTACTTTGTTTCATTTGCTTTATTGAAATCCCTAGCCATGCTCAGTCGGTAGAGGAAGAAGAGGTAACGTATAAAGATTTTATTATTGACAGTGAGAATGTCTGGTTGCTCACAACAAACGGCATTCTAAAACAAGTCAATTTGAACTCCGGGCAATTAGCAAAGTCAACGACTACTATTGACTCAATGGTGGTGGCGATAACAAAAGACCGAAAGGGGGCTATCGTTATCGGCGATACAGCTCATTACCTGAAACAATACAACAAACAGACGAATCAGTGGCATGATATCGGCACGTATGCCGGTAAGCTAACCGGGATCATCTTCGACAATCAAAACCGCTGTTTATTAGTAACCAAAGGTGGGCTTGTTGATCCAGATAAACAGCAGACGTATTTCCCCGACAACAGCTATTCTGGCAACAAAAGCATTCGGTTTATTAAAAAAGGATGGGTTGCAACGCCCGCCTACTTCATAGATAGCCATGATCGTCTTTGGCTAGGATTCAATTATGGCGAATGGGGTGGTGATGTATTTGCCTTCGATGCAAACAAGAGACGTTTCATTCAGCTAAAAAAAGACAGTATTCAACTGGGTTTGAATCCTGTTTTTGGCTTTTGTGAAGACCCATCCAATGTCTATATCTCTGGCGGAGTCAGCCATATGTTTATGACTCATGGTAGTATTTTGAAAGTTAGCGACCAAACAATCAACTCTTTACTCTTATCCAGAGACGTCGAAACACCAGTCAACGTTACAACTATGCAGCCTGATGGGACGCAAAAAGAAGGAATCATGACTACCTGGCGAGGAGGACATCGTATTGGGCCGGTTGCTTACAATCCAGTAGACAAGTGCCTTTACTTTTTCTCGCAATTAGGGATTCATAAGGGTGAGCTAACAGCTGATTTATCAGATATAAAGCAGTGGCAGAACATACTCACGCCAGAACTTCAAGGAAGTGGAGGTCAACAATTTGCTGCTGGCCCAGGGATGAATGTGCAAAAGAT
Proteins encoded in this region:
- a CDS encoding DeoR/GlpR family DNA-binding transcription regulator, whose amino-acid sequence is MNFQQRKQLIIQAVEERGSVDVGELAELVQTSEMTIRRDLIQLAASGLVYRTRGGAMKVSLATDKHRFSNKTAVNPERKDYICQLAAQEIQEGDVIFMDCGSTVFRLCPFIRNKRITVITNSLPVVAELMESEVSVNLVGGEVDKERQAVHGLIAEEHMARYRANRAFMGVDGISLAHGLSANSEKEASIATAMARQTEKVYLLCDSSKLETNKYLYFAPLSLFDVLITDKEANPELVTAYRQAGITLIN
- the nudK gene encoding GDP-mannose pyrophosphatase NudK, whose amino-acid sequence is MTTERVQITEEKLLSDNWYILKRFTFNYLGKNGKWTTQQREAYDRGNGATILLHNPQTDTVILTRQFRLPTFVNGNQSGMLIEACAGLLDDEHPDDAIRREMEEETGYRIQSVQKIMEAYMSPGSVTEKLFFYLAHYTADTERNAGGGIDEEEIDILELPVSQAMVMIKNGGIMDGKTIMLLQYLRLQQLNQN
- a CDS encoding ADP-ribosylglycohydrolase family protein; translated protein: MEDQIKGAFFGAAVGDALGVPVEFKSRSSLSNNPVQDYIGYGTWNQPPGTFSDDSSMLFCTAESLCHGFDLTDIANRFVRWYCFGYWSAHGTVFDIGNATSGAIDRLMNGTSPLISGGMSETNNGNGSLMRILPMAFYTQSEPDIAIRYDLIKQVSGITHYHLRSILACFIYTEFAIGLLKQLDKSAAYERMQELVNQFIEQQSFSNREVSLFNRILHNDISQLDENNIRSSGYVLDTLESSLWCFTASSSYSECVLKAVNLGEDTDTTATVAGGLAGLFYGYQAIPVHWIQGVAKREEIEDLAQRFALRCS
- a CDS encoding hydantoinase B/oxoprolinase family protein, producing MYQIWIDTGGTFTDGLALDPNGNLHRTKVLSSSRLRGQLIDGKLVAPWLTAPIFDGYQLRVIETDELFTIESLAVDGTVRCNAVMRHSDILSALNSADRMSECRITALHLSALQTVELFTGEEAPVLAARLLTQTPINQPFPPLEMRLGTTKGTNALLERKGGRVALLVTKGFKDLLKIGTQQRPDLFQLAIPPAEVLYDSVLEVDERIAADGQVLTPLSSQTIDALVSQIQETQPDAIAISLLNAYKNPIHEQQLHTALTEAGFTYITRSTSVSVTPQYVSRTQTTVVDAYLTPVMRSYLDNVQLQLGGANVRIMTSSGGLVRADLFQPKDSLLSGPAGGVIGAASIAKNQPVLTLDMGGTSTDVARIQGGADYRFTTKIGPFDLQLPSLAIETVAAGGGSVCWFESHGAASGQLRVGPQSAGANPGPACYGASATGKPLLLTITDVNLLLGKLHPKQFGIPVFPEKAQEALAEVIQQIETQTGSRPDELTVLRGFERIANETMAGAIRKISVARGFDPKDYSLLVFGGAGGLHGCAIARLLGMEQLILPFDGGLLSAYGIGQAQIERMATRSVLQSLSVVEADLPTLIDGLIQSATEALREDVGADVPIDTKTISLFLRLSGQEATVDIPFSANLEDDFREKYQRLYGHFPANRPIELESIRVISSTVSPENPVGSSPVSHHHAAPAFQTEAYPAYDWTKLQEGDTFRGPALLLNTTSSAFIEPGWRLIVQANRNALVDYIEDNDNETIVESNEVIQLELFTQRFRAIAEEMGAQLQRTAFSVNVKERLDFSCALLDANAELVANAPHIPVHLGSLGVCARLSLAAMPTLEPGDVIITNHPKFGGSHLPDVTLLSGVFTDDNELIGYVINRAHHAEIGGKVPGSMPPDAVSLIEEGVVLEPMYVVKNGQFLWEDTLAQRFTDAPYPTRALAENRADIEAALASLKAGETALQQLVRQYGISTVKQYMKRLQQSATGAISVVLKPLAGNVYEAEEGLDDGHRIRLKIQISKKSTVDSTPRIQFDFTGTSGVHPHNLNANISILYSAVLYVLRLWCGRDIPLNEGLMAPVDLILPESSFLNPVFPNESALCPAVVGGNTEVSQRLVDTLLKALGLAACSQGTMNNFLFGKSGAGSGNFGYYETIGGGAGATDGSDGRSAVHQHMTNTKLTDPEEFERRYPVRLHQFAIRAGSGGNGQWRGGDGIIREIEFLEPVQATLLSQHRVVAPYGLHGGQSGAIGSQTLISANGQTESLPGIFTRAMQPGERIRIETPGGGGANTK